One stretch of Estrella lausannensis DNA includes these proteins:
- a CDS encoding AAA family ATPase, whose translation MQLVTFTPDSKRSASSRGVLLPQSKRTHQSAGFNAEELLIPRLFVKVHFDPDYTRGVSSARVSPALFKELFSSQDTEVKYIKIANTVCQCFMDVCMQQPRTIDLDQLTFDEINEELYKEGTAASSWITPFKPDRESAALLSKVKLKIFPWGELNGVGGKNEKKSILSSAIEAEIRFKMNAQVLRLGQKFFVNHSVLGPLSVVVENWDMDGVSKSDSALFTKLPYHGLFNQDTKLNLVSGDSYRLVLVDELPAEKILKFSFTITKIIDISAREFSSSRPIASPDAWKKGAKPLPLMLPLADIAGSLRQRLTNNLILPEHEETIQIDSDWKYAISLTKVIVRGDDTIGDEIDEAEENLKAFRLTEDHAILVAPNKNVILTTTAGDAAEAKEATFELIDKDHSRALKENELNWISKEDLADRIRSSRELLAVGGKLVIEGSGGKFLLELKKVSGDRLSESENANIKDLWEFSSKTAITVYSNPKVDVAVVDFKEPLPILQAKVKVSTPSVSVSALARMLGIEEEGGAKVVIAFDELEKLFKEAVPKSGHLFNQQTLSTLTGKGQTVKFQLSDITTREKKPQGTLDLVYSIVPETKIVFEAERGGELVIATKPKDISTEDVSTKLIELGIGGLSDQFKDIVTKIILSRSTYAEHTKALGQSPPRGLLLYGQPGTGKTILARKLGELLGVTKERIHLYTGSQVWSKWLGDSEKKVREMFADARDDQKKFGKDSPLHLLIIDEIDAFLRDRSNAQQRYETSVLNTFLAELDGISSEGEESLDNIVVVGLTNYPDKIDEAVLRPGRLGTKIHIGIPDGNGRKEIFGIHLKSLSEKGFLSEDVSLDELAKMTVGRTGAFIEGMVSHATGYSLRRLFDAEVAVSDIANHPAAKVTLEDFKSAYQDVIHKDKKTEANQFSPRTELVTGSIASDLQALGLGGLGNEVLEFLLDLKISSYYSNYLSSIKHTSSRGALLYGPSGVGKTSLAKAIKKLFCLDGPRFQYYNASQLWPLQGNHLKERIEMILKPAQDAAKDLKDEAPLHVVVIDGIDSIYINKKETDLPDSSVLNQFLTELDPFFEGNECKNLLVIGIAHRNFELSDAILRNGRFGRHILMKPPTARGRMEIFKIYLESYILNSRISKDFDLEELVKMTDGTSGAYIQGLISQAVLFSMRRAASKGVMPHELGTSQLALLTMDDFHQAREVMVQDDKWKHFYV comes from the coding sequence ATGCAGTTAGTTACGTTTACACCAGATTCTAAACGCAGCGCCAGCTCAAGGGGAGTGTTGCTGCCCCAAAGCAAAAGAACCCACCAGTCAGCGGGGTTTAATGCAGAAGAACTGCTTATACCACGCCTGTTTGTGAAGGTTCACTTCGATCCGGACTACACGAGAGGAGTTTCTTCAGCCCGTGTCTCTCCAGCTCTTTTCAAAGAGCTCTTTTCCAGCCAGGATACAGAAGTGAAATATATCAAAATCGCCAATACGGTTTGTCAGTGTTTCATGGACGTTTGCATGCAGCAGCCGAGAACGATCGATCTGGACCAGCTCACCTTCGATGAGATTAACGAAGAACTGTACAAAGAGGGGACCGCCGCCTCTTCGTGGATCACTCCCTTTAAGCCAGACAGGGAGAGTGCAGCCCTCCTCTCAAAAGTCAAACTGAAGATTTTTCCTTGGGGAGAGCTGAATGGTGTGGGAGGAAAAAATGAGAAGAAGTCGATACTTTCCTCGGCCATCGAAGCGGAGATTCGTTTCAAAATGAATGCTCAGGTGCTGCGTCTGGGGCAGAAGTTTTTTGTAAACCACTCTGTTTTGGGTCCTCTCTCCGTTGTTGTGGAGAATTGGGATATGGATGGCGTCAGCAAAAGCGATTCGGCGTTGTTCACCAAATTGCCCTATCATGGCCTCTTTAATCAGGATACGAAGTTGAATTTGGTTTCTGGAGATAGCTACCGACTTGTTTTAGTCGATGAGCTGCCTGCTGAAAAAATTCTTAAATTCAGTTTCACGATCACAAAGATCATCGATATTTCCGCAAGGGAGTTCAGTTCGTCAAGACCGATCGCCTCTCCGGATGCCTGGAAAAAAGGTGCAAAGCCTCTTCCGCTGATGCTCCCCCTGGCAGATATTGCCGGTTCCCTGAGGCAAAGGCTCACCAATAACTTGATTCTTCCTGAGCATGAAGAGACAATCCAGATTGACAGCGACTGGAAGTATGCCATTTCCTTAACGAAAGTTATTGTGAGAGGGGATGACACAATCGGTGATGAAATCGACGAGGCCGAAGAGAATCTGAAGGCTTTTCGCCTGACAGAAGATCACGCGATTTTAGTCGCTCCGAACAAGAACGTCATTCTGACGACGACAGCCGGGGATGCTGCCGAGGCGAAAGAGGCGACATTCGAGCTCATTGACAAAGATCACAGCAGGGCTCTTAAGGAAAATGAGCTGAATTGGATCAGCAAGGAAGATCTAGCCGACAGAATCCGCAGCAGCCGCGAACTCCTTGCCGTCGGAGGGAAACTTGTCATTGAAGGGTCAGGCGGCAAATTTTTGCTGGAGCTTAAAAAAGTGAGCGGCGACAGACTCTCAGAGAGCGAAAATGCCAACATCAAAGATCTCTGGGAATTTAGTTCCAAGACAGCCATCACAGTCTATTCCAATCCGAAAGTGGATGTGGCTGTGGTTGATTTCAAAGAGCCGCTTCCGATTCTCCAGGCGAAAGTCAAGGTTTCCACCCCTTCCGTTTCCGTCTCTGCCCTAGCCAGAATGCTCGGGATCGAAGAGGAAGGCGGGGCAAAAGTGGTGATTGCCTTTGACGAATTGGAGAAACTGTTTAAAGAAGCTGTGCCTAAGAGCGGTCACCTCTTTAACCAGCAGACTCTCTCTACGCTGACCGGGAAAGGCCAGACCGTCAAATTTCAACTATCCGATATTACGACCAGGGAGAAGAAGCCGCAGGGAACCCTTGATTTAGTCTACAGCATAGTTCCTGAGACGAAGATTGTTTTTGAAGCGGAGAGGGGGGGCGAGCTTGTGATCGCCACGAAGCCCAAAGACATCAGCACAGAGGATGTATCGACCAAGTTGATAGAGCTGGGGATAGGAGGCCTCTCGGATCAGTTTAAAGACATTGTAACAAAAATCATTTTGTCGAGGAGCACCTATGCCGAACATACCAAAGCGCTTGGCCAGTCTCCGCCAAGAGGCCTTCTCCTCTACGGACAACCAGGTACCGGAAAGACTATTCTTGCAAGGAAGTTGGGTGAGCTTTTGGGAGTCACAAAAGAGCGCATCCATCTCTATACGGGATCGCAAGTGTGGTCTAAGTGGCTTGGCGATTCCGAGAAGAAAGTGCGGGAGATGTTTGCCGATGCCAGGGACGATCAAAAAAAATTCGGCAAAGACAGCCCGCTCCATCTACTCATCATCGATGAGATCGATGCCTTCTTAAGAGACCGCTCCAATGCACAGCAGCGGTATGAAACATCGGTGCTCAACACCTTCCTTGCCGAACTCGACGGTATCTCAAGCGAGGGAGAAGAGTCTTTGGACAATATCGTTGTGGTCGGCTTGACTAACTATCCCGACAAAATCGATGAAGCGGTGCTGCGGCCGGGTCGCCTCGGAACCAAGATTCACATTGGCATCCCAGATGGCAACGGAAGAAAGGAGATTTTCGGCATCCACCTGAAATCGCTCAGCGAGAAGGGTTTTCTTAGCGAAGATGTTAGTTTGGATGAGCTGGCAAAGATGACAGTTGGAAGGACGGGTGCTTTCATTGAAGGCATGGTCTCTCATGCAACAGGATATTCGCTCCGCAGGCTTTTTGATGCAGAGGTCGCTGTGTCGGATATAGCGAACCACCCGGCAGCCAAGGTTACCCTGGAGGACTTCAAATCAGCCTACCAGGATGTAATCCACAAGGATAAAAAGACGGAGGCAAATCAGTTCTCGCCGCGAACGGAGCTTGTCACCGGATCGATAGCGAGTGACCTGCAGGCGCTCGGTCTTGGAGGGCTCGGCAATGAGGTGCTGGAGTTTCTGCTGGATCTTAAAATTTCAAGCTACTACAGCAACTACCTTTCGTCGATAAAGCACACCTCCTCCCGCGGTGCTCTTCTCTACGGGCCTTCCGGCGTTGGTAAAACATCTCTTGCCAAAGCGATCAAAAAGTTGTTTTGTTTAGATGGTCCAAGGTTCCAGTATTACAATGCTTCTCAGCTGTGGCCCCTCCAGGGAAACCATCTAAAAGAACGCATTGAAATGATTCTTAAGCCTGCGCAGGATGCTGCCAAGGACTTAAAGGACGAAGCTCCGCTGCATGTGGTCGTGATCGATGGGATCGACTCGATATACATCAATAAGAAAGAAACCGACTTGCCGGACTCATCGGTATTGAACCAGTTTCTGACAGAACTGGATCCATTTTTTGAAGGCAATGAGTGCAAAAATTTGCTTGTGATCGGTATTGCGCATCGCAACTTTGAGCTCTCTGACGCCATCCTGCGCAATGGACGCTTCGGCAGGCATATCCTGATGAAGCCGCCGACTGCCAGAGGAAGGATGGAGATATTCAAGATATACCTTGAAAGCTATATCTTGAACTCCAGGATAAGCAAGGATTTCGATTTAGAAGAGCTTGTCAAGATGACGGATGGCACGAGTGGAGCTTATATCCAAGGGCTTATCAGTCAGGCGGTCCTTTTCAGCATGAGGAGGGCAGCTTCCAAGGGTGTGATGCCGCATGAGCTTGGCACTTCACAATTGGCTCTTCTTACGATGGATGATTTTCATCAGGCCAGGGAAGTTATGGTTCAAGACGATAAGTGGAAACACTTTTATGTGTAG
- the upp gene encoding uracil phosphoribosyltransferase: protein MKHILKSYKLKASLLAAVLSVVSLQSQAPSTTKTSISILKNNTPQSRYESILMTELRDKNSNKPKFRAAAFKLGSLLVNRAVECFETKNIVIETPLTAFEGESFSGSPELVSVMRSGDALLDVFITHFPDASVSKILVQRDEETASPKFFYMKLSPTIASGQPVIITEPMLATGGTLNMVLSLLKDKGVKEKNIIIASLCAAPEGLRYLEERYPDINVVVSALDERLNEKKYIVPGLGDFGDRFFGTK, encoded by the coding sequence ATGAAACATATTTTGAAATCCTACAAGCTTAAAGCGTCTCTTCTCGCAGCTGTGCTTTCGGTAGTCAGTCTGCAAAGTCAAGCCCCCTCCACAACTAAAACTTCCATTTCAATCCTAAAAAACAACACGCCTCAAAGCCGGTATGAAAGCATCCTCATGACGGAACTGCGTGATAAAAACTCAAATAAACCTAAGTTCAGGGCAGCCGCCTTCAAGTTAGGTTCGCTCCTCGTGAACAGAGCTGTTGAATGCTTTGAAACTAAAAATATTGTGATAGAAACGCCGTTGACGGCATTTGAAGGTGAATCATTTTCCGGCTCGCCGGAACTGGTTTCTGTAATGCGCTCGGGAGACGCTCTTCTTGACGTCTTCATCACACATTTTCCAGACGCAAGTGTGAGCAAGATCTTAGTTCAGCGCGATGAAGAAACCGCCAGCCCCAAATTTTTCTATATGAAACTCTCCCCAACTATCGCATCAGGACAGCCGGTGATCATCACAGAACCGATGCTAGCTACGGGGGGCACGCTAAACATGGTGCTGTCGCTTTTAAAAGACAAGGGTGTCAAAGAGAAAAACATCATTATAGCGAGCCTTTGCGCCGCTCCTGAAGGCCTTCGTTATCTGGAGGAGAGATATCCGGACATCAACGTCGTCGTAAGCGCACTTGACGAGCGGCTCAATGAGAAAAAGTACATTGTGCCCGGACTGGGAGACTTTGGCGACCGTTTCTTCGGGACCAAATAA
- a CDS encoding AI-2E family transporter, with amino-acid sequence MSSTISIFAGVALFYLIAYGLYIGKDLLIPFVISVAIWYLLITLSALFQKPTFGKKRLPYPAALLLSLGFIFIVSLFIYELVSSNVSDVGRELPRYQEKLGRLFNNLLDILPFDISSFKKDFLSRFSLISIAASVAQSVTFLISYLGIIFLYVLFLMLEWRSFDQKLEALFPDVKQLAKAKKIIRTISRDIQSYLILKTVLSLAVALIAYILFSAIGLHFPAFWALVLFLLNYIPTIGAIFATLLPCFLTLIQFDTWMPFIFISTSLIAIQFIEGNIIEPKLIGRSVNLSPVVILLSLAVWGYLWGIVGLFLGIPIMVIVNIILSHFEKTRPIAILLSENGEIHPDSD; translated from the coding sequence ATGAGCAGCACAATATCCATATTCGCCGGAGTCGCCCTCTTTTACCTCATAGCCTATGGACTTTACATAGGGAAAGATCTGCTGATTCCTTTTGTAATTTCCGTAGCAATCTGGTACCTGCTCATTACCTTATCCGCCCTGTTCCAAAAACCCACCTTCGGAAAAAAAAGGCTGCCCTATCCGGCAGCGCTTCTTCTTTCGCTCGGCTTTATTTTTATCGTCTCTCTCTTCATTTACGAACTGGTCTCCTCCAATGTCTCCGACGTAGGCCGGGAACTTCCACGTTATCAGGAAAAGCTGGGGCGCTTATTCAACAATCTGCTCGATATCTTGCCGTTCGATATTTCTTCATTCAAAAAAGATTTCCTAAGCCGCTTCAGCCTGATCAGCATCGCGGCATCTGTCGCCCAAAGCGTCACTTTCCTGATCAGTTATCTCGGGATCATTTTTCTCTATGTGCTTTTTCTCATGCTGGAATGGCGTTCCTTCGATCAAAAATTAGAGGCTCTTTTTCCAGACGTAAAGCAGCTCGCGAAAGCAAAGAAGATCATCAGGACCATCTCCAGGGATATCCAGTCCTATCTGATCTTAAAGACAGTTCTCAGTCTGGCGGTCGCATTGATTGCCTACATCCTCTTTAGCGCCATCGGCCTGCACTTTCCCGCATTCTGGGCTTTGGTTCTTTTTCTGCTAAACTATATTCCCACCATCGGAGCCATCTTCGCAACGCTGCTGCCTTGCTTTTTAACCCTCATTCAATTCGATACTTGGATGCCATTCATCTTCATATCCACCTCGCTCATCGCGATTCAGTTTATTGAAGGAAATATCATAGAGCCCAAACTTATCGGCAGGTCTGTCAACCTAAGCCCTGTCGTCATCCTCCTGTCCCTTGCTGTTTGGGGCTACCTCTGGGGTATCGTCGGGCTTTTCCTCGGAATCCCGATCATGGTCATCGTCAATATCATCCTCTCTCATTTTGAGAAGACGAGGCCTATCGCCATTTTACTTTCTGAAAACGGTGAAATCCATCCTGACAGTGATTGA
- a CDS encoding alpha,alpha-trehalose-phosphate synthase (UDP-forming) yields MDNEVKTERLVVVSNRLPITLRRHKGRLVLSKASGGLITALQPLLKAQKGVWVGWPGTTDYTEEEIAPLIQKFEMEAGYRLVPIMLTKEEVSGYYDGFSNEIIWPLFHDLHSLCNFNPSYWKQYEAVNEKFARKVMEVSSPRDFLWIQDYHLILLAKKLKNLGFKEKLTFFLHIPFAPLDIFLKIPWRFDLLRAMLSYDFIGFQTMRDQRNFIHSVRTLLGDAAVKGSGNKTVCMTHDTQTQIGTFPISIDFREFTSKADRPEVLSECVKLKNSLSNRKMVFSLDRLDYTKGIPYRLEAIRTFLMKYPEYHGKVNFIQVVVPSRTEIPGYYELKQKIDRLVGEINSEYTTSGWIPIHYMFHPLTELQLVSFYRASDVCLVTPVKDGMNLVSKEFAAANIEEEGVLVLSEFAGSACQLKEACLLVNPYDRERMADAIYQALEMGETERRNRMKRLRKKIRDEDIYHWVESVFQSIGEEPGFSHPVAPEYIPAEVSPLDK; encoded by the coding sequence ATGGACAACGAAGTAAAGACCGAGCGGCTGGTTGTTGTTTCCAACAGGCTGCCTATCACACTCAGAAGACATAAGGGAAGGCTGGTTCTCTCCAAAGCCTCGGGAGGGCTGATCACAGCCCTTCAACCTCTGCTCAAAGCTCAAAAAGGAGTGTGGGTCGGTTGGCCGGGAACGACTGATTACACCGAAGAGGAGATCGCTCCTCTGATCCAGAAATTTGAGATGGAAGCCGGGTACAGGCTTGTTCCCATCATGCTAACCAAGGAAGAGGTCAGCGGCTACTACGACGGTTTTTCTAACGAAATTATCTGGCCCCTGTTTCATGATTTGCACTCGCTTTGCAATTTCAATCCCTCCTATTGGAAACAGTACGAAGCTGTTAATGAAAAATTTGCCAGAAAGGTCATGGAGGTCTCCAGCCCGCGAGACTTCCTCTGGATCCAAGATTATCACCTCATCTTGCTGGCTAAAAAACTGAAAAATCTGGGCTTCAAAGAAAAACTGACCTTCTTTTTACACATTCCTTTCGCTCCGCTGGATATTTTTTTGAAGATACCGTGGAGGTTCGACCTCTTGAGAGCCATGCTGAGCTACGACTTTATCGGTTTCCAGACGATGCGCGATCAGAGAAATTTCATCCATTCGGTCAGAACCCTCCTGGGCGATGCCGCAGTGAAAGGGAGCGGTAACAAAACCGTATGCATGACGCACGATACTCAAACCCAGATCGGCACATTCCCGATCAGCATCGATTTCAGGGAGTTCACCAGCAAAGCAGATCGGCCTGAAGTACTGTCTGAGTGTGTCAAGCTTAAGAATAGCCTCTCGAACAGGAAAATGGTCTTCAGTCTGGACCGCCTTGACTACACCAAAGGGATTCCCTATCGGCTTGAAGCAATCAGGACATTTCTCATGAAATACCCTGAGTACCATGGAAAAGTCAACTTTATCCAGGTCGTTGTCCCCTCCAGGACAGAGATACCAGGATACTATGAGCTGAAACAGAAGATCGACAGGCTTGTCGGGGAGATCAACAGTGAGTATACAACTTCGGGCTGGATCCCCATCCACTATATGTTCCACCCTTTAACGGAGTTGCAGTTGGTTTCATTTTACAGGGCAAGCGACGTGTGCCTTGTCACACCTGTGAAAGATGGAATGAATCTTGTCTCCAAAGAGTTCGCCGCTGCCAATATAGAAGAGGAGGGCGTGCTTGTCCTGAGTGAATTTGCCGGCTCTGCCTGCCAACTGAAGGAGGCTTGCCTCCTGGTCAATCCCTATGATCGAGAGCGTATGGCCGATGCCATCTATCAGGCTCTTGAGATGGGGGAGACAGAAAGAAGGAACCGCATGAAGCGGCTCCGAAAAAAAATCCGCGACGAGGATATCTACCACTGGGTTGAATCTGTATTTCAATCTATCGGAGAGGAGCCGGGGTTTAGCCACCCTGTGGCTCCGGAATATATCCCTGCGGAAGTGTCGCCTCTTGATAAATAG
- a CDS encoding 2'-5' RNA ligase family protein, with amino-acid sequence MLSGNQPSSGKRLFLGLETSGPWPAKMPNGRIIPENGRHATLVFLGLVQGERLKELVGMTPPPPWPVGLGALATAPLLLPPEKPRCLSWELELLENREQLFAYQESLLSLFCAEGFVTPREKSRHFLPHVTLARAPFDSSSWIKGFTKQFITLGSLHLYESLGGSTYTPLHSWPVIAPAQEMNHTADLAFYIRGQSIQSLTLHAFMALTGVHPPLVRYMPPWSEVESLDDLIACINHSVSRMDIEEGSPFKAVSYHGELKTLGNGVFEWEMIVDV; translated from the coding sequence ATGCTTAGCGGAAATCAACCTTCATCCGGTAAACGACTCTTTCTCGGACTTGAAACCTCAGGCCCATGGCCAGCCAAAATGCCAAACGGCAGAATCATTCCCGAAAATGGAAGGCATGCGACACTTGTTTTTTTGGGATTGGTCCAGGGGGAGCGCCTCAAAGAGTTGGTTGGCATGACTCCCCCTCCGCCCTGGCCGGTCGGATTGGGCGCTCTGGCTACCGCCCCTCTTCTTTTGCCGCCAGAAAAACCGCGCTGTCTCTCCTGGGAGCTTGAGCTTCTCGAAAATAGAGAGCAACTGTTTGCCTACCAGGAGTCGCTTCTCTCTCTATTCTGCGCCGAAGGATTCGTGACCCCTCGGGAAAAGAGTCGCCACTTTCTGCCGCATGTCACCTTGGCCCGCGCCCCTTTTGATAGCTCATCGTGGATAAAGGGCTTCACTAAACAATTCATCACTCTGGGAAGCTTGCATCTCTACGAGAGCCTTGGCGGATCTACCTACACCCCCCTGCACTCATGGCCGGTAATCGCTCCTGCCCAAGAGATGAACCACACGGCTGATCTGGCATTTTATATCAGAGGTCAATCCATTCAATCTTTGACCCTGCATGCGTTCATGGCGCTAACAGGGGTGCACCCTCCACTAGTTCGGTATATGCCGCCATGGTCGGAGGTGGAATCGTTGGATGATTTGATTGCCTGTATTAACCACTCCGTCTCACGTATGGATATTGAAGAAGGATCTCCTTTTAAAGCAGTCAGCTATCATGGGGAGTTAAAAACCTTGGGAAATGGGGTTTTCGAATGGGAGATGATCGTCGATGTTTAA
- a CDS encoding HdeD family acid-resistance protein gives MIETLRKWKFLYTLEAILFIFLGLAAIVAPFIFTISFELLIGCLFLVGGVVQGVRSLKQGMETAGFWLNILVSLLSIFCGIYLLSKPIQGIIALTILLAIFFFFDGTSKIWLFFQSKDVRPRGWFLLSGILSFLIGSLIYFGLPNSSVWAIGTLVGVNLLMSGVALLAMIYGALKSH, from the coding sequence ATGATCGAAACATTAAGGAAGTGGAAATTTCTCTACACCCTGGAAGCAATTCTTTTTATTTTCCTAGGCCTTGCAGCTATCGTGGCACCTTTTATTTTCACAATCAGCTTCGAGTTGCTGATCGGATGTCTGTTCCTTGTGGGCGGAGTCGTTCAGGGCGTGCGCTCCCTCAAGCAAGGGATGGAAACAGCGGGCTTTTGGTTAAATATCTTAGTCTCCCTCCTCTCTATTTTTTGCGGAATCTATCTCTTATCCAAACCAATCCAGGGAATCATCGCACTCACAATACTCTTGGCTATTTTCTTTTTCTTCGATGGGACCTCTAAAATATGGCTATTCTTTCAGTCAAAAGACGTTCGTCCCAGGGGCTGGTTCTTACTCTCAGGCATCCTTTCCTTCCTCATCGGCAGCCTTATCTATTTTGGCTTGCCGAACAGTTCCGTTTGGGCCATAGGCACTTTGGTCGGCGTCAACCTGCTCATGTCAGGCGTTGCCTTGCTCGCAATGATTTATGGAGCACTTAAGAGCCATTGA
- a CDS encoding RtcB family protein, translating to MFNLKKINPATFLLPKEGKMQVPGLVIATEGLIRDMDLEEPLKQVKNVAELPGILGYSIAMPDIHWGYGFPIGGVAAMDVRSGVISPGGVGYDINCGVRLATVDIPFQSISQGARQRLLDALFRHIPSGMGKGQSRQTLSDGDYKRIAKEGALFAINQGYGLEEDVMHTESRGLIQGADMAAVSETAKERGRGQLGSIGSGNHFVEVGSVDTLYLPDVAEAWNIKKGSTYILIHSGSRGFGHQICQDTLDLYIKKGFAQGLKDRQLVAAPIESAEGKHYLAAMAAAANFAFCNRQVILHEVREAFLEALGIEQHQIKLLYDVCHNIAKFEKHLIDGKLKEVCVHRKGATRAFGKGHPELPPLFRQTGQPVLVPGDMGRASHILVGKGNPTTFCSCCHGAGRARSRIQSEKAWKGKDPLQYMSSKGVSVKASSMKTILEEMPDAYKNVDEVVLAVQEAGLADMVAKLKPALVVKG from the coding sequence ATGTTTAACTTAAAAAAAATCAATCCTGCGACCTTCCTCCTTCCAAAAGAAGGAAAGATGCAAGTTCCCGGCCTCGTCATTGCAACAGAGGGACTCATCCGCGACATGGATCTGGAAGAACCGCTTAAGCAGGTAAAAAATGTAGCCGAGCTGCCCGGTATCTTAGGGTACAGCATCGCCATGCCCGACATCCACTGGGGCTATGGCTTCCCAATCGGCGGGGTGGCGGCGATGGACGTGAGGAGTGGGGTGATAAGTCCCGGAGGAGTCGGGTACGACATCAACTGCGGCGTCAGACTGGCCACTGTTGATATCCCCTTCCAGAGCATCAGCCAAGGAGCGAGGCAGCGACTTCTCGACGCTCTCTTCAGACATATCCCCTCCGGGATGGGGAAGGGACAGAGCCGGCAAACATTGTCTGATGGCGACTACAAACGAATCGCAAAGGAGGGAGCGCTCTTCGCCATTAACCAGGGGTATGGGTTAGAAGAGGACGTGATGCACACAGAAAGTCGCGGCCTGATCCAGGGCGCCGATATGGCAGCTGTCTCGGAAACGGCCAAAGAGCGCGGGAGGGGACAGCTTGGCAGCATCGGTTCAGGTAATCATTTTGTAGAAGTCGGTTCAGTCGACACTCTCTACCTGCCTGATGTGGCGGAAGCATGGAATATTAAAAAAGGCAGCACCTATATCCTCATTCATTCAGGATCACGAGGATTCGGCCACCAGATCTGCCAAGACACGTTGGATCTTTATATAAAAAAGGGATTCGCTCAAGGGCTGAAAGATAGGCAGCTTGTCGCCGCGCCCATAGAAAGCGCGGAGGGCAAACACTACTTGGCCGCCATGGCCGCCGCCGCAAATTTTGCCTTCTGCAACCGGCAGGTGATCCTCCATGAAGTCCGGGAGGCTTTCCTTGAAGCGCTTGGCATTGAACAACACCAAATCAAACTTCTTTACGATGTCTGCCATAATATCGCAAAATTCGAGAAACACCTGATCGATGGAAAGTTGAAAGAAGTGTGTGTCCACAGAAAAGGGGCTACCCGAGCGTTCGGCAAAGGTCACCCCGAACTTCCTCCCCTTTTCCGGCAAACGGGACAGCCCGTTTTGGTGCCCGGGGATATGGGTAGGGCGAGCCATATTCTGGTAGGCAAAGGTAATCCCACCACATTCTGCAGCTGCTGTCATGGGGCAGGCAGAGCCAGAAGCCGTATCCAGTCGGAAAAAGCCTGGAAAGGCAAAGACCCACTGCAGTACATGTCATCTAAGGGGGTATCCGTCAAAGCCTCTTCAATGAAGACGATTCTCGAAGAGATGCCTGATGCCTACAAGAATGTCGATGAAGTGGTTTTGGCAGTTCAGGAAGCCGGTCTTGCCGACATGGTCGCAAAACTCAAGCCCGCGCTTGTAGTGAAAGGATAA